The window AGTCTTACTCCCATTTTCTTTACAACCATTTCACTAATCAGTGGAATTTTAGCAGCAATTCTTATTTATCTTAATAAATTCAATTTTATTATTGCGATTTTAATCTTGCTCAAAAGTTTTTTTGATGCAGTTGATGGAGAACTTGCACGTGCTCGTAATCGTCCTTCTTATGTTGGAAGATTTTATGACTCGGTCGTTGATTTCTTTGTAAACGTTTTAATCTTTTTGAGTCTGGCAATTAGATTTGAAATATCAGCTGTAAAGCTGATTGTTGTAATTATTCTTTTTCATCTTCAAGGCAGTATTTACAATTATTATTATGTTTTGAAACGTCATAAAGCCGGCGGAGACAAAACAAGCAGAATTGATGAAAGAAAAATTGATCAAATTTATCCTTACGATAATCCATTCTGGTTCAAAGTTTTTCATACTCTTTATGTTTGGATTTACAGCTGGCAGGATTTGATAATTCATAAAATTGATTCTGATGCAGAAAATTTAGCTACCATTCCAAATTCTTTTATGACATTGACCTCATTTTTAGGTTTGGGGACTCAGTTATTATTAATTTCCATCTTTATTTTATTCAGTCTGGAAAAATACATTGTTGATTTCTTTATTTATTTTTATTCATTACTGGCGATTGGAGTGATTTTAATCAGGAAAATTTTTTACCATTAAATACGGCACTTAAGAAATAAATAAAGCATAAATTTATTGACGATTAATAATTTTCTTTCCTTCTATCATAAAGTATTTTTGAAAAACAAAAATTAAAATATTTATGATGTACAATAAGAAATCTGGTCAGAAAATAATCTTTGGAACGGACGGATGGCGAGGTTTAATCGATACTGAGATTAATGACGAAACAATTTCCGTAGTTGCTCGAGCCTTTGTTGATTACCTGAACTCAAAAGAGCTGAGCAATACCAAAGTTGCTGTTGCTTACGATGGAAGGCGAAATTCAAAATCTTTTGCGGAAAAATTCAGTCAGGTTTTATCGGCAAATAAAATACATGTTTATTTTAGCGATAAAATCATCCCAACTCCCGTTCTTTCATTCTTTGTTAAAAAGAAATCTTTAAATGCTGGTGTGATGATTACAGCAAGTCACAATCCTCCACAATACAATGGAGTGAAATTCAAAGCACACTATGGCGGACCATTTCTCACGGAAGAAACAAAATCGGTCGAAGAGTTTCTATATCTTAGAAGTTATTCTTACGATCAGTCTAATATTGAAATTGTTGATATGTTTGAGCCTTATTTTCATCACATTTCCCGGCTGATTGATTTCGATAAAATTAGAGAGGCTCGATTATTCCCATTAATTGATTCGATGAGCGGAGCTGGACAGAATCTTATCCAAAAAATTTTAAATGAAAACGGAATTTCAGCTGAAACTATTTTTTCTACTCCAGATGAAAATTTTAATGGCCGACAACCTGAACCAATTGCAAAAAATTTAATTCCCCTCTCTGAGCAGCTAAAATCAACTACCAAATACTCTGTCGGTCTTGCAACAGACGGAGATGCGGATCGTTGTGGAGTTATGCTTGAAAACGGCGAATGGTTAAGCACGCAGGAGACAATTCTTTATTTAATCGATTATATCGTCAACGAACGAAAATTTGATGGACACATAGTAAAAACTTCTTCTGTTACTGATAAAGTATATAGATTTCAAACAGACGAAAGAAAAGTTTTTGATGTTCAGGTAGGTTTCAAATATATCTGTGAAAAAATGATCAATGAGGATATTGCGATTGGATGCGAAGAAAGCGGCGGATTTGGTTTTAAGTTTCATATTCCAGAAAGAGATGGAATTCTATCATCTCTTTTTATTCTTGAAATGCTGGCAAATTCTGGTTTGAGAAAAATGTCGGAGTTTGTAGCTATAAAGAGAAGAGAATTCGGCAAGATTTTTTACGACCGTATTGATCTTGATTTTGAAAGACCTGACAGACTGAAAAAACTTCCAGCAATATTTAAAAATCCTCCTGAAAGAATTGGAAACTTTGAAGTCAAAAAAATTGAATCTTTTAATAGCAGTCACGATGAAATTAATGGATTAAAATTTTATCTCTCAGGCGAAAATCATTGGCTTCTAATTCGTGCATCGGAAACTGAACCCATAATCAGATTTTACGCTGAAGCAAATTCTGATGAAGAAGTCAAAGAAATTCTAAACTCAGGAATTGACTTAATTGAAAAAACACAGACATAATTCGGAGAACCTGTGAACATAAAAATTATAAATTCACAAGAAGCATCTGAGAATTTGCTTTCTCTCTCAGACGAATTTGTAATAATTAAAAATCCTGATTTTATTTTCCCCGGTTATGAAGTCGTTCCACTGGCAAAAAAAATTTTTAATCCTGAGAATTTCATTGCTGCGGTTATGGATATGGATGGAACGACAACTACAACAGAAGAACTCTGTGTTGAATCTCTTGAATTTATGATCAGGAAAATGTCAGGATTATTAACCAGAGATCAATGGATTGGACTAAATGAAAAAGATTATCCAAATGTTATTGGAAACAGCACAACAAAACATGTTGAGTATTTAATTAACACTTACAGAAGTTTGATCAAATTTGAAGAGACGATTAATTCATTTGTTAGTTCGATTATCTGGACTTTAAGAAAAGGAAGATCTGAACAACGAAAAAACGAAGTTAAAGACCTATTGAAGAGTTTTGATATTGAAAATGCTTTTGAAAATTTCTTAATCAATTTGAATGAAGAAAAAATTTCAAATGAGAATTTCAAAAATCTTGCAAATAATATTCTCAATCGTATTAATCTGAACGATACCTCTACTCTCACAAAAATTGGAATTGAGATTTATTATCAACATTATCATCAATATCTCTTGAATTTATCTTCGGGTCAAAGAAGCTCAAAAAAATTAATTGAACCTTTGCCGGGAGTTGCAATTACCTTGAGTTTAATCAAAGGTCTGCTCGGCGAAGAAGCAGAAAAACTCTCTGACAAATTGATTGAAGAATATAAAAGAAAAAACCCGCAGACCAATTTGCAAATAGACTTTAATGAAGCAAAAAATAAATTGAAAAAACTCGGAACTTATTTTGAAAGTAATCCAGTTAAAACTGCCGTTGTCACATCATCTATTTTTTATGAAGCTGACATTGTCTTAACTGAAGTATTTGATCAAATAAAACAAGAAATAAAAGACTGGAATATTTCTTCTGAACGGAAGGAAAAAATCATAAATAAATTCTCTTCTTATCAAAATTTTTACGACGCTGTTGTAACCGCAACCGATGCATACGAATTTCGATTAAAACCGCATAGAGATCTTTATAGTATTGCATTGCATAAACTCGGTATCTCAAAGAAAGATTTTTCAAAAGTTATAGGATTTGAAGATAGTCAGTGTGGAACAATTGCTATTCGAGCTGCTGGAATTGGATGTTGTATTGCTGTCCCATTTCCGCAAACGAGCGGTCACGATCTTCAAGCAGCCTCTTACATATTGTGGAATGGGTTGCCAGAATTCGTAATAAAACTTAATTGTCTTTCAAGAATTGGGTGAACTATGAAAATATCAGAGAGAGTTTTTCATGTAATTTCAAACACACATTGGGATCGTGAATGGCGGTTTCCTTTTCAGATAAACCGCCAGATGCTTGTGAATATGATTGACAGAGTAATAGAAATTTTAGAAACCGAGCCGCGTTACAAAGCTTTTCATCTTGATTCGCAATCAATTGTGATTGAAGATTATCTGGAAATTAAACCGCACAAGAGAGAAATAATTTCAAAACTTGTAAAAGAAAAAAGACTATTTATCGGTCCATGGTTTGTCTTGCCCGATGAATTTCAAGTTGGTGGAGAAAATTTAATTCGTAATCTCTTGATTGGTCACAAAATTTGTAATGAGATTGGCCGGGTAAGTAAAACTGGATATTCACCTTTTTCATGGGGACAAATTTCTCAACTGCCTCAAATTTATGCGAACTTTGGTATTGACTTCGTAATGTTTTATAGAGGTGTAAATTCACTCGATTCACCAAAAGCAGAATTTATCTGGGAAGGAGCTGACGGTACTAAATTGCTTGCATCAAGATTTTCTACAATGCCGAGATACAATTTTTATTTTTATATCTATCGTCCAGTTCTGTTTAATGAATTCCCTTCAACAATTAAATTTGATTGGAATAGAGAAAGTTTGCTCTTTCATTTTGCTGATCAAAATTTCTTTACACAAGATTACTTTAATCCCAAACCGGCTCAAACCTATTTCCCCGAAAATATCAAACCGCAAGTTGAAAAAATTATCCGTGATCAAGCCGATGACTTTACAACTCCACACATAATATGGATGGAAGGTCACGATTCAAGCGGACCGCACATTGGAACTGTCAAAATCATTGAAGACATCAAAAAAGAATTTCCTGAACTGAATGTAATTCACAGTACATTGGAAGATTATGCCGAAGCTGTTAAGCAATCAATTGATACAAAAAAATTAAATCTGGTTAAAGGTGAAAGACGAAGCACTCAATTTGATTTAAGAAGCGGAAATCTTTACGGCTACACAACTTCCGCAAGAATGGATTTAAAGTTAAAAAATTTTGATTGTGAAAGGTGGTTACAGTTCTACGCTGAACCATTTTATAACTTCGCTTCAATTCTCGGATTAGATAGTGACGATCGGTATCTTGAATTAGCATGGAAATTACTCGTCCAAAACTCATCTCACGACTCAATCGGCGGATGTAGTCTTGATCAAGTTCATGAAGATATGATCAATCGTTTCAAACAGGTGAAAGAAATTTCAACTGGATTAATCTCAAAAGCTTTACAATTCATTATCTCGAATGGCGATTTTGTAGAGAAGAAGAAGAAAGAAGAAAATTACTTGATTTGCTTTAATTCATCTTCTTACGAAAGAACTGAAATTGTACCTTTTGTAATTGATATTCCAATAGAATACGATAAAGGCAGTCTTAAAATTTTTGATTTAAATGATAAAGAAATGGAAGTTCAAATCTCAAGAATTGAAAATGCTCAACAGGTTCTCGAGCAAATGATTGATCGTCCAATGTTTGTTGATGTAAAAAGATATTTCGGATATCTTGAACTAAAATCAATTCCACAGATTGGATTTAAAACTTTTAAAGTCATTCCTTCTGACAAAAAAATTAGTAATGAAAAAATTGCTAAGTATAATCGTGGAAAATTAGTTGTAGAGAATGAGCATTTAAAAATTTCAATCAACAAAAACGGGACATTCAATCTTTTAGACAAAAGTTTACGATTTGAGTTCAAAAATCTTGGTTACTTTTTAGATGAAGGTGAATCAGGACACGCTTGGGTACACAAATCAGAAAAGCCCATTGTCACAACTCTTAAATCAAATCCCAAAATCAAATTAATTGAAAACGGAAACTTATTCGCAAAAGTTCTAATTCAGCACAAGTTCAAAATTCCAGAAAGGAGAATGAAAATCTTTTCTGGAAAAGAAGTCAAAACAAAAAGTTTTACTATTCCAATTGATGTGGAACTGACTTTATCTAAGTATTCAAAAAGAGTTGATTTAAAGATTGATTTAAAAAATGACGGTGAAAATCATCGATTGAGAATTTTATTCCCATCAGGAATTGAAGCTAAGTATCATTTTGGTGAAGGACAGTTTGATGTAGTTCAAAGAGAAATCAAAAGAATTGATGCGAGCAATTGGATTGAACAACCAATGTATGATTTTCCACTACACAATTTTGTTGATGTAAATGACGGTGATAAAGGACTTGCTCTTTTAGTCGATGGATTAAAAGAATATGAAGTCTATGATGATAAAAATCGGACTATTGCTTTAACATTGCTTCGTGCTTTTAGTTATGTCATAGTTCCATCTTCAACGGAAGAATATTTAGAAATGAAAGGCTCGCAATGCCTCGGAAAACATAGTTTCAGAATTTCTGTTTATCCACATTCAGGTAATTGGGATGATGGTAAAGTTTTTCCAGAAGCAATCAAATTCAATCAGCCATTACTATTAATTGAAACAAATAAGCTTACTGAAAATCTTTTGAATGATGTTTCTTTAATCAATATTAAACCAGATAATTTAATTTTCAGTTGTTTCAAAAAAGCAGAAGATAATAATGGATTTGTATTGCGTGTTTACAATCCAACCGAAAAATCGATCGACGGAGAGATTTCATTTAAATGGAATTTAAAATCAGCAGAACTGGTCACTCTTGAAGA is drawn from Ignavibacteria bacterium and contains these coding sequences:
- a CDS encoding CDP-alcohol phosphatidyltransferase family protein; this encodes MDKLPPSEKFFDVSDYSRPFSRHLVKLVINTSLTPIFFTTISLISGILAAILIYLNKFNFIIAILILLKSFFDAVDGELARARNRPSYVGRFYDSVVDFFVNVLIFLSLAIRFEISAVKLIVVIILFHLQGSIYNYYYVLKRHKAGGDKTSRIDERKIDQIYPYDNPFWFKVFHTLYVWIYSWQDLIIHKIDSDAENLATIPNSFMTLTSFLGLGTQLLLISIFILFSLEKYIVDFFIYFYSLLAIGVILIRKIFYH
- a CDS encoding phosphoglucomutase, with product MYNKKSGQKIIFGTDGWRGLIDTEINDETISVVARAFVDYLNSKELSNTKVAVAYDGRRNSKSFAEKFSQVLSANKIHVYFSDKIIPTPVLSFFVKKKSLNAGVMITASHNPPQYNGVKFKAHYGGPFLTEETKSVEEFLYLRSYSYDQSNIEIVDMFEPYFHHISRLIDFDKIREARLFPLIDSMSGAGQNLIQKILNENGISAETIFSTPDENFNGRQPEPIAKNLIPLSEQLKSTTKYSVGLATDGDADRCGVMLENGEWLSTQETILYLIDYIVNERKFDGHIVKTSSVTDKVYRFQTDERKVFDVQVGFKYICEKMINEDIAIGCEESGGFGFKFHIPERDGILSSLFILEMLANSGLRKMSEFVAIKRREFGKIFYDRIDLDFERPDRLKKLPAIFKNPPERIGNFEVKKIESFNSSHDEINGLKFYLSGENHWLLIRASETEPIIRFYAEANSDEEVKEILNSGIDLIEKTQT
- a CDS encoding HAD family phosphatase, which produces MNIKIINSQEASENLLSLSDEFVIIKNPDFIFPGYEVVPLAKKIFNPENFIAAVMDMDGTTTTTEELCVESLEFMIRKMSGLLTRDQWIGLNEKDYPNVIGNSTTKHVEYLINTYRSLIKFEETINSFVSSIIWTLRKGRSEQRKNEVKDLLKSFDIENAFENFLINLNEEKISNENFKNLANNILNRINLNDTSTLTKIGIEIYYQHYHQYLLNLSSGQRSSKKLIEPLPGVAITLSLIKGLLGEEAEKLSDKLIEEYKRKNPQTNLQIDFNEAKNKLKKLGTYFESNPVKTAVVTSSIFYEADIVLTEVFDQIKQEIKDWNISSERKEKIINKFSSYQNFYDAVVTATDAYEFRLKPHRDLYSIALHKLGISKKDFSKVIGFEDSQCGTIAIRAAGIGCCIAVPFPQTSGHDLQAASYILWNGLPEFVIKLNCLSRIG